The following are from one region of the Chromobacterium phragmitis genome:
- a CDS encoding two-component system response regulator: MFNDLRREQARILIVDDVASNIHVIREAVRDLGEVRFATSGKAALDIMQKSSPDVILLDIEMPGMDGYAVCKAIKESPRLRDIPVIFVTSHDQREHELQALSLGGVDFLHKPLNVPVARARIQTHLALQMKTRQLALAKKDLADVLQHLPAFVAHWGGNLCNQFCNDAVGHWFGIAAATMRGMHVRKVLGEANYAAIEEHLKDVLRGNCPSFDLTFIRREGSLLYGQVSLVFRPDENGRPGFLMLITDVTERRCAEQALYDEKERIRITLNSIGDAVIATDTNGNITFLNPIAEDMTGWLSREAVGEPVERVMPLRESNQGHGMFNPIRLVLSEKRTVGMAMNCALQRRDGQLLEVEDSAAPILDYAGNLTGAIIVFHDVSEARAMAVKMTHLAHHDALTNLPNRMLLQDRTQQALQQAVHNGERLGLYIIDLDHFKVINDSMGHSVGDLLLKQVARRLMGVVRPCDTVSRQGGDEFIVLVPDMGAIEQAGVLAGKMLKLISEPYKLDGNVYDLSGSIGVSLYPDDSVNQEELYRHADAAMYRAKQEGRNRYRFFSAEIEEALLTRQALERHIRMGAEQGGFLVYYQPKVDARDSSVVGLEALLRWRNDKEEIVSPSSFIPLAEETGLIVPLGLFVLRQACQDGKRWGGLGHRLRIAVNVSAVQMMGSDFCDSVRTVLKETGFPAELLELEITEGVLAQDVERTMNVLADLKSLGVSIAIDDFGTGYSSLSYLKLFPLDVLKIDQSFVHDMLADRHNAAIVAAIVSMAQGMDLRLVAEGVEEEGQASELLKLGCHIMQGYHYGKPAPADEIDALLNIDPRLAIAGEAQ, from the coding sequence ATGTTCAACGATTTGCGGCGCGAGCAGGCGAGAATCTTGATCGTCGACGATGTGGCGAGCAATATCCACGTGATCCGGGAGGCTGTCCGCGATCTGGGAGAGGTGCGTTTCGCCACCAGCGGCAAGGCCGCGCTGGACATCATGCAGAAAAGCTCTCCCGATGTCATCTTGCTGGACATAGAGATGCCGGGCATGGATGGCTACGCGGTGTGCAAGGCGATCAAAGAGTCCCCGCGGCTGCGGGACATTCCGGTCATCTTCGTCACTTCGCATGACCAGCGAGAGCATGAGTTGCAGGCATTGAGCCTGGGGGGCGTCGACTTCCTCCATAAGCCGCTGAACGTGCCGGTGGCGCGCGCGCGCATCCAGACCCATCTGGCATTGCAGATGAAGACACGGCAGTTGGCGCTGGCCAAGAAAGACCTGGCCGACGTGCTGCAGCATCTGCCTGCTTTCGTCGCCCACTGGGGTGGAAACCTGTGCAATCAGTTTTGCAACGACGCCGTCGGCCACTGGTTCGGCATCGCCGCCGCCACCATGCGCGGGATGCATGTGCGCAAGGTGCTGGGCGAGGCCAATTACGCTGCCATCGAGGAGCATCTGAAGGATGTGCTGCGCGGCAACTGCCCATCGTTCGATCTGACTTTCATCAGGCGCGAGGGCAGTTTGCTGTACGGCCAGGTATCGCTGGTGTTCCGGCCGGATGAGAACGGGCGTCCCGGCTTCCTGATGCTGATCACCGACGTGACCGAGCGCAGGTGCGCGGAGCAGGCGCTGTATGACGAGAAGGAGCGTATCCGCATCACATTGAACTCGATAGGCGACGCGGTGATCGCCACCGACACCAACGGCAACATCACCTTTCTCAATCCAATCGCCGAGGATATGACCGGTTGGCTGTCCAGAGAGGCGGTGGGGGAGCCGGTGGAGCGAGTGATGCCGCTCCGGGAGAGCAACCAGGGGCATGGGATGTTCAATCCCATCCGTCTGGTGCTGTCCGAAAAGCGTACCGTGGGCATGGCGATGAACTGCGCGCTGCAGCGGCGGGACGGCCAGTTGCTGGAGGTGGAGGATTCCGCCGCGCCCATTCTGGATTACGCGGGCAACCTGACCGGGGCCATCATCGTGTTCCACGATGTCAGCGAGGCGCGGGCGATGGCGGTCAAGATGACCCATCTGGCCCATCACGACGCGCTGACGAATCTGCCCAACCGGATGCTGCTGCAGGACCGGACCCAGCAGGCTTTGCAGCAGGCGGTGCACAATGGCGAGCGGCTGGGGCTCTACATCATCGATCTGGACCACTTCAAGGTGATCAACGACTCGATGGGACACTCGGTGGGCGATTTGCTGCTGAAGCAGGTCGCGCGCCGGCTGATGGGCGTCGTGAGGCCTTGCGACACCGTCAGCCGGCAGGGCGGCGACGAATTCATCGTTCTGGTGCCGGATATGGGGGCCATCGAGCAGGCGGGCGTGCTGGCCGGCAAAATGCTCAAGTTGATTTCCGAACCCTACAAACTGGACGGAAACGTGTACGACTTGTCGGGCAGCATAGGCGTCAGCCTGTATCCGGACGACAGCGTCAACCAGGAAGAGTTGTACCGCCACGCCGACGCCGCGATGTACCGCGCGAAACAGGAAGGCCGCAACCGGTATCGCTTTTTCTCCGCCGAGATCGAAGAGGCGCTGCTGACGCGGCAGGCGCTGGAGCGACACATCCGGATGGGGGCGGAGCAGGGCGGGTTCCTGGTGTATTACCAGCCCAAGGTCGATGCGCGGGATAGCAGCGTGGTGGGTCTGGAGGCCTTGCTGCGCTGGCGCAATGACAAAGAGGAAATTGTCTCGCCATCCAGTTTCATTCCGCTGGCGGAGGAAACCGGCTTGATCGTGCCGCTTGGCCTGTTTGTATTGCGACAGGCCTGCCAGGACGGCAAGCGTTGGGGGGGGCTGGGGCATCGTTTGCGCATCGCGGTCAACGTGTCCGCGGTGCAAATGATGGGGTCCGATTTCTGCGATTCGGTACGAACCGTGCTGAAGGAAACCGGTTTTCCCGCCGAGCTGCTGGAACTGGAGATTACCGAGGGGGTGCTGGCCCAGGATGTGGAACGCACGATGAACGTGTTGGCGGATTTGAAAAGCCTTGGCGTTTCGATCGCCATCGACGACTTCGGAACCGGTTATTCCAGCCTGTCTTACTTGAAGCTGTTTCCCCTGGATGTGCTGAAGATAGACCAAAGTTTCGTGCATGACATGCTGGCGGACCGCCACAACGCCGCCATCGTCGCCGCTATCGTCAGCATGGCTCAGGGAATGGATCTGCGGCTGGTGGCTGAGGGCGTGGAAGAGGAGGGGCAGGCAAGTGAGCTGTTGAAGCTGGGCTGCCACATCATGCAGGGCTATCACTACGGCAAGCCTGCGCCGGCCGACGAGATAGACGCTTTGCTGAACATCGACCCCAGATTGGCCATCGCGGGGGAGGCGCAATAG
- a CDS encoding PAS domain S-box protein yields the protein MNGHFDLSVWMKKPFLPAPLAALSLLLLGAVLSLVLAWEVAFDNRQRVDAELRRAGRQLAQSVAARIQHYQFGLNGARGVIVSNGDAGISRARFRAYGLSQDIATEFPGSLGIGYIKRVRERDVPDFEQRARRDGAPGFTVHQLRPHAGERAVILYLEPESGNRPAIGLDIASDAARRQAAEGAMRSGMARLTEPIVLVQHPEERAQAFLLMLPVYHGGSMPASEAGRAEACFGWVYVPVRSREAFRGLLNDLPGVHVELTDVGGPAPVPFFRSGPAVSGRPAASVVASQNLFGREWRLRLDAGPGFVDSLRLPSATLVALIGLGVSAMASLLVLVIGRNRQRRRELAAAQSRLAAIVEGSVDAIISKTLSGVVTSWNFGAERIFGYEADEAIGRSLSELIVPEDKRREEADILEKIARGERISHFETTRQRRDGGLFAVSVSISPVWSDEGQVVGASKVVRDISEQRRAQEELKALNDSLEQQVAGRTAELEKARRTLQTVLDAVPSMIGYWDRQQVNRVANRAFHTWFGVDHEKLPGKRLRELLGEELYQANLSHVEAVFGGEAQTFVRQIPGPDGVVRHSLVHYLPDEVEGEVVGFYSIVHDVSELVESRGQLDAALKEKELLLATINQQLLYSVTDVDGRILEANDLFCLAHGYGRDELVGLDHRCLNAGVHPVSFWQSLWNAIASGRAWRGEICNRTRDGRLRWFDTVIVPHVGDSGRIERYVALRIDITERRLADAELARLHRLLTNVLRAASEVAIIATDVHGVISLFNSGAQRMLGYQDGEMVGQATLAHFHLRDELETRGVELSAEYERQIEGFRALVHEPEASGAETRDWTYVRKDGSKLQVSLTVTAMRDSDELVVGYLGIATDITSRLKQQRELMATRDQLQMASEVARLGVWSWSPAERRLSWNPRMFEIYGQPGELAQRGLEYRHWLERVHPDDAAGVEAELRAVTEHGDLMDQVFRVVHPDGTLRYVQASARLECSGENARVTGINLDVTEQRAYEQNLLAAKQQAEQASVVKSQFLANMSHEIRTPMNAVLGLLQLLLHTRLDDRQLDYVGKTQAAAKSLLGLLNDILDFSKMEAGKLQLEQHPFDLESLMRDLAVVLSGNTSDKDVEVLFRMDPTLPSMLRGDRLRLQQILINLAGNALKFTTQGQVVITVSERGREESGVLLHFEVSDTGIGIAPEQLARIFEGFTQAEASTTRRFGGTGLGLVISKRLIELMGGQLRVESQLGCGSRFWFEVPLGLAGEGVLAQTPAVVPRQLDILVVDDNPLAGEILVDTIATVGWRAEYADGGDEALEKVGEASAAGRRYDVVLMDWRMPGLDGVGVAEMLRQQLAHDKPPVIIMVTAFGREVLAEVADGPNPPFNDFLTKPITPQQLVDAVTRSVIGGGRTRPARAPIALKRLLGLRVLLVEDNALNRQVASELLLDEGAQVSMAEGGLSGVDQAIAADPPFDIVIMDVQMPDIDGLEATRRIRADENCRALPILAMTANASQADRADCLAAGMSDHVGKPIDIDELVPKLLELTGRKPARQEGGQLKPAPEADDDDALIEPLSSRLRRFGDKRRVYRTALSTFRPECEDLLAAIALHRQLGAVSEQAAALHTLKGLAATMGARALSKLAAQLDKRVRAGGEVADEQVRQLSALLDESVEQLQANLPDELAEPSRGLSVRDWQTQLWDILDLLEDSNLAAIDLVDELLGWELGERQDSVLEVASCVQRLQFEQAISIVKGLLTAA from the coding sequence TTGAACGGACATTTCGATCTGTCTGTCTGGATGAAGAAGCCTTTCTTGCCCGCGCCGTTGGCGGCCTTGTCCTTGCTGCTGCTTGGCGCGGTGCTGAGCCTGGTGCTGGCGTGGGAGGTGGCATTTGACAATCGCCAGCGAGTGGATGCCGAGTTGCGGAGGGCGGGCAGGCAACTCGCGCAGAGTGTGGCGGCGAGGATCCAGCATTACCAGTTCGGCCTGAACGGCGCGCGCGGCGTCATCGTCAGCAATGGCGACGCTGGCATCAGCCGGGCGCGGTTTCGCGCGTATGGCTTGAGTCAGGACATCGCCACCGAGTTTCCCGGCTCGCTGGGCATAGGCTACATCAAGCGGGTTCGGGAGCGGGACGTCCCGGATTTCGAGCAGCGAGCCCGGCGAGATGGCGCGCCCGGCTTCACGGTTCATCAGTTGCGTCCGCACGCGGGGGAACGAGCGGTCATCCTGTACCTTGAGCCGGAAAGCGGCAATCGGCCAGCCATCGGTCTGGACATCGCTTCCGATGCCGCGCGCCGGCAGGCCGCGGAGGGCGCCATGCGTTCCGGGATGGCCAGGCTGACCGAGCCCATCGTACTGGTGCAGCATCCGGAAGAGCGGGCCCAGGCCTTTTTGTTGATGTTGCCGGTCTATCATGGCGGCTCGATGCCAGCCAGCGAGGCTGGGAGGGCGGAGGCTTGCTTTGGCTGGGTTTACGTTCCTGTCCGCTCGCGTGAAGCGTTCCGCGGGTTGCTGAATGATTTGCCCGGAGTCCATGTCGAGTTGACCGACGTTGGCGGGCCGGCGCCGGTTCCTTTTTTTCGGAGCGGGCCTGCCGTTAGCGGCAGGCCGGCGGCCAGCGTCGTGGCAAGCCAGAACCTGTTCGGCCGGGAATGGCGATTGCGGCTGGATGCTGGGCCGGGCTTTGTCGACAGCTTGCGGCTGCCCAGCGCCACGCTGGTGGCGCTGATCGGTTTGGGCGTCAGCGCGATGGCCAGTCTGCTGGTGTTGGTGATAGGCAGAAACCGGCAGCGGCGCCGAGAGCTGGCTGCGGCGCAGAGCCGGCTGGCCGCCATTGTCGAGGGATCGGTCGACGCCATCATCAGCAAGACGCTTAGCGGCGTGGTCACCAGCTGGAACTTCGGCGCGGAGAGGATTTTCGGCTATGAAGCCGACGAAGCCATAGGCAGGTCCTTGTCCGAACTGATCGTGCCTGAGGACAAGCGGCGGGAGGAAGCCGACATTCTGGAAAAGATCGCGAGAGGAGAGCGGATTTCCCATTTCGAGACCACGCGCCAGAGAAGGGATGGCGGCTTGTTCGCGGTGTCGGTGTCGATCTCTCCGGTATGGAGCGATGAGGGGCAGGTGGTCGGCGCCTCCAAGGTGGTGCGCGACATCAGCGAACAGCGTCGGGCGCAGGAAGAATTGAAGGCCTTGAACGACAGCCTGGAGCAACAGGTGGCCGGCCGCACCGCAGAGCTGGAAAAAGCGAGGCGCACGCTGCAGACGGTGCTGGACGCGGTGCCGTCGATGATCGGCTATTGGGACCGGCAGCAAGTCAACCGGGTCGCTAACCGAGCCTTCCACACATGGTTCGGCGTGGATCACGAGAAGCTGCCGGGGAAGCGTCTGCGAGAGTTGCTGGGCGAAGAGCTGTACCAGGCCAACCTGTCTCATGTCGAGGCGGTGTTCGGCGGCGAAGCGCAGACTTTCGTGCGTCAGATTCCCGGTCCGGACGGCGTGGTTCGCCATTCGTTGGTGCATTATTTGCCTGATGAGGTGGAAGGGGAAGTGGTCGGCTTCTACTCGATCGTGCATGACGTGTCGGAATTGGTGGAAAGCCGCGGTCAGCTGGATGCGGCGTTGAAGGAGAAGGAGCTGCTGCTGGCCACCATCAACCAGCAGTTGCTGTATTCGGTCACCGATGTCGACGGACGCATCCTGGAAGCCAACGATCTGTTTTGCCTGGCGCATGGCTATGGAAGGGATGAGCTGGTGGGCCTGGACCACCGTTGCCTGAATGCCGGCGTGCATCCGGTGTCGTTCTGGCAGTCGCTGTGGAACGCCATCGCTTCGGGCCGGGCCTGGCGCGGGGAGATTTGCAACCGGACCCGGGACGGCAGGCTGCGCTGGTTCGACACCGTGATCGTGCCGCATGTCGGCGACAGCGGCCGCATCGAGCGTTACGTCGCGCTGCGGATCGACATCACCGAGCGCCGGTTGGCGGACGCCGAACTGGCGCGGTTGCACCGATTGCTCACCAACGTGCTGCGCGCGGCTTCCGAGGTAGCCATCATTGCGACCGATGTCCATGGCGTCATCTCTCTGTTCAATAGCGGCGCCCAGCGGATGCTGGGGTACCAGGATGGCGAAATGGTAGGCCAGGCGACGCTGGCGCACTTCCATCTGCGCGACGAGCTGGAGACTAGGGGCGTCGAGCTCAGCGCCGAATACGAACGCCAGATAGAGGGTTTCCGCGCGCTGGTGCACGAGCCGGAAGCCAGCGGCGCCGAGACGCGGGACTGGACCTATGTCCGCAAGGATGGTTCGAAACTGCAGGTTTCCCTGACCGTGACGGCGATGCGGGACAGCGACGAGCTGGTCGTCGGCTATCTGGGCATCGCCACCGACATCACATCGCGCCTGAAGCAGCAGCGGGAATTGATGGCGACCCGGGATCAACTACAGATGGCGTCCGAGGTAGCCCGGCTGGGCGTATGGAGCTGGTCCCCCGCGGAGCGGCGGCTGAGCTGGAACCCGAGAATGTTCGAAATCTACGGCCAGCCGGGCGAGTTGGCGCAGCGGGGGCTGGAGTACCGCCACTGGCTGGAGCGGGTGCACCCCGACGACGCGGCGGGGGTGGAGGCGGAGCTGAGGGCGGTGACCGAGCACGGCGACCTGATGGATCAGGTGTTCCGCGTCGTGCATCCGGACGGCACGCTCCGTTACGTTCAGGCCAGCGCCCGACTGGAGTGCAGCGGCGAAAACGCGCGCGTCACCGGCATCAATCTGGACGTCACCGAGCAGCGGGCCTATGAGCAGAACCTGCTGGCCGCCAAGCAGCAGGCGGAGCAGGCCAGCGTGGTGAAGAGCCAATTCCTGGCCAATATGAGCCATGAGATCCGCACGCCGATGAACGCGGTGCTGGGGCTGCTGCAATTGCTGCTGCATACCCGGCTGGACGACCGCCAGCTCGATTACGTGGGCAAAACCCAGGCCGCGGCCAAGTCGCTGCTGGGCCTGCTCAACGATATTCTGGACTTCTCCAAGATGGAGGCAGGCAAGCTGCAACTGGAGCAGCACCCGTTCGATCTGGAAAGCCTGATGCGGGACCTGGCAGTGGTGCTGTCGGGCAATACCAGCGACAAGGATGTGGAAGTGCTGTTCCGCATGGACCCGACGCTGCCGTCCATGCTGCGTGGGGACCGGCTGCGGCTGCAGCAGATTTTGATCAACCTGGCCGGCAACGCGCTAAAGTTCACCACCCAGGGCCAGGTGGTGATCACGGTGAGCGAGCGCGGGCGCGAAGAGAGCGGCGTCTTGCTGCACTTCGAGGTCAGCGATACCGGGATAGGCATCGCGCCGGAACAGCTGGCGCGCATTTTCGAAGGCTTCACCCAGGCGGAAGCCTCCACCACCCGCCGCTTCGGCGGCACCGGGCTGGGGCTGGTGATCAGCAAGCGCCTGATCGAATTGATGGGCGGCCAGCTGCGGGTGGAGAGCCAGTTGGGCTGCGGCAGCCGCTTTTGGTTCGAGGTGCCGCTGGGCCTGGCCGGCGAAGGGGTGCTGGCGCAAACGCCGGCGGTGGTGCCTCGCCAGCTGGACATTCTGGTGGTGGACGACAATCCGCTGGCCGGCGAAATCCTGGTGGACACCATCGCCACGGTGGGGTGGCGCGCCGAATACGCCGATGGTGGCGATGAGGCGTTGGAAAAGGTGGGCGAGGCCAGCGCCGCCGGCCGGCGCTACGATGTGGTGCTGATGGACTGGCGCATGCCGGGGCTGGACGGCGTGGGCGTGGCCGAGATGCTCAGGCAGCAGCTGGCGCACGACAAGCCGCCGGTCATCATCATGGTCACCGCTTTCGGCCGCGAAGTGCTGGCCGAGGTGGCTGACGGACCAAACCCGCCGTTCAACGATTTCCTGACCAAGCCGATCACGCCGCAGCAATTGGTGGATGCCGTTACCCGTTCGGTGATAGGCGGCGGCCGCACGCGGCCGGCCCGGGCTCCCATCGCGTTAAAGCGCCTGCTAGGCCTGCGCGTGTTGCTGGTGGAGGATAACGCGCTCAACCGCCAGGTGGCGTCGGAATTGCTGCTGGACGAGGGCGCGCAGGTCAGCATGGCCGAAGGCGGCTTGTCCGGCGTCGACCAAGCGATAGCGGCGGACCCTCCGTTCGACATCGTGATCATGGATGTGCAGATGCCGGACATCGATGGACTGGAGGCGACGCGCCGCATCCGGGCGGATGAAAACTGCCGCGCGCTGCCCATTCTGGCGATGACGGCCAACGCTTCGCAGGCGGACCGCGCCGATTGCCTGGCGGCGGGAATGAGCGACCATGTCGGCAAGCCGATAGACATAGACGAACTGGTGCCCAAACTGCTGGAGCTGACCGGGCGCAAGCCGGCGCGTCAGGAGGGCGGGCAGCTCAAGCCGGCCCCGGAGGCGGACGACGACGATGCGCTGATCGAGCCTTTGTCGTCGCGACTGAGACGTTTCGGCGACAAGCGACGGGTTTATCGCACCGCCCTGTCCACATTCCGGCCGGAGTGCGAGGACTTGCTCGCCGCCATCGCTTTGCACCGACAGTTGGGCGCGGTGTCCGAGCAGGCTGCCGCGCTGCACACGCTGAAAGGCCTGGCCGCCACCATGGGGGCGCGGGCGTTGAGCAAGCTTGCCGCGCAGCTGGACAAGCGGGTGAGGGCGGGAGGAGAGGTGGCCGACGAGCAGGTCCGGCAATTGAGCGCGCTGTTGGACGAAAGCGTCGAGCAGTTGCAGGCCAATCTGCCGGATGAACTGGCGGAGCCTTCGCGTGGATTGTCGGTCCGCGACTGGCAGACGCAACTGTGGGATATTCTGGATTTGCTGGAGGACAGCAATCTGGCGGCGATCGATTTGGTGGACGAGCTGCTTGGCTGGGAGCTGGGCGAGCGGCAGGATTCGGTGCTGGAGGTGGCGTCCTGCGTGCAGCGGCTCCAGTTCGAACAGGCGATCTCCATCGTCAAGGGCTTGCTGACGGCGGCGTGA
- a CDS encoding FdhF/YdeP family oxidoreductase has translation MDHSRKERIEPYRQPAGGLDSLKSTTVTLLKEKVPGSRYKTLFRQNQPDGFDCPGCAWPDREHTSTFEFCENGVKAVAAEATSKRIGADFFSERTVAQLLEQSDYELEQHGRLTEPLAYDAASDRYLPISWDDAFARIAHHLRALPRPDQASFYTSGRTSNETAFLFQLFVRMYGTNNFPDCSNLCHESSSRALPETVGMGKATVVLDDFEHADTIMVFGQNPATNHPRMLNELRAAAKRGATIVSINPLKEKGLDRFSSPQHPLDLVTGGAEISSLFIRPTLGGDFALIKGLAKRVLELDDEAVAAGGERVLDADFLAEHCHGFDAFAADLRAESWPDLVAASGVPFHDIDALSRVYARSRAAIATWGMGLTQHRDSVAAIQMLSNLMMMRGQIGRRGAGLCPVRGHSNVQGDRTMGIEDKPSQAFLDRLRDVYGFEPPREHGLDAVDTIRAMLDGRVKVFVGLGGNFAMATPDTPRTFEALRNCELTVQISTKLNRSHLVHGKDAIILPTLGRTEIDAQQTGPQGVTVEDSMCMVHLSYGINPPASGQLRSETDIVARIADATLGGGKLDWLSFVDDYARIRDEIAKVFDAFHDFNARVAKPGGFHLTPASRERRWLTRSGKAQFIVNALEKDTPIARARALHGDQLLVLMTARSHDQYNTTIYALDDRYRGVYGQRRVLLMHRDDMARLGFAPDERVDIFTVWHDGVERRADGFRLVEYDIPPGCLGAYFPETNPLIPLDSVADISNTPTSKSVPVLLRRSAA, from the coding sequence ATGGATCATTCCCGCAAGGAACGCATCGAACCTTACCGCCAGCCCGCCGGCGGCCTGGACTCGCTGAAAAGCACCACTGTCACGCTGCTGAAGGAAAAAGTGCCCGGCAGCCGCTACAAGACGCTGTTCCGCCAGAACCAGCCGGACGGCTTCGACTGCCCCGGCTGCGCCTGGCCGGACCGGGAGCACACCTCCACCTTCGAGTTCTGCGAGAACGGCGTCAAGGCGGTGGCCGCCGAAGCCACTTCCAAGCGCATCGGCGCCGATTTCTTCTCCGAACGCACCGTCGCGCAGTTGCTGGAGCAAAGCGATTACGAACTGGAGCAGCACGGCCGGCTGACCGAGCCGCTGGCCTACGACGCCGCCAGCGACCGCTACCTGCCGATCTCCTGGGACGATGCTTTCGCGCGCATCGCCCATCATCTGCGGGCGCTGCCGCGCCCGGACCAGGCCTCGTTCTACACCTCCGGCCGCACCAGCAATGAAACCGCCTTCCTGTTCCAGCTGTTCGTGCGCATGTACGGCACCAACAATTTCCCGGACTGCTCCAATCTGTGCCATGAATCCTCCAGCCGCGCGCTGCCGGAAACCGTGGGCATGGGCAAGGCGACGGTGGTGCTGGACGACTTCGAGCATGCGGACACCATCATGGTGTTCGGCCAGAACCCGGCCACCAACCACCCGCGGATGCTGAACGAGCTGCGCGCGGCCGCCAAGCGCGGCGCGACCATCGTGTCGATCAATCCGCTGAAGGAAAAAGGCCTGGACCGCTTCTCCAGCCCGCAGCACCCGCTGGACCTGGTCACCGGCGGCGCCGAGATCAGCTCGCTGTTCATCCGTCCGACGCTGGGCGGCGACTTCGCGCTGATCAAGGGCTTGGCAAAACGGGTGCTGGAGCTGGACGACGAAGCCGTCGCAGCTGGCGGCGAGCGGGTGCTGGACGCCGACTTCCTCGCCGAGCACTGCCACGGCTTCGATGCCTTCGCCGCCGATCTGCGCGCCGAAAGCTGGCCGGACCTGGTCGCGGCCTCCGGCGTGCCGTTCCATGACATCGACGCGCTGTCCCGTGTCTACGCGAGAAGCCGCGCGGCGATCGCGACCTGGGGCATGGGCCTGACCCAGCACCGCGACTCGGTGGCGGCGATCCAGATGTTGTCCAACCTGATGATGATGCGCGGCCAGATCGGCCGCCGCGGCGCCGGCCTGTGTCCGGTGCGCGGCCATTCCAACGTGCAGGGCGACCGCACCATGGGCATCGAGGACAAGCCCAGCCAGGCGTTTCTGGACCGGCTGCGCGACGTCTACGGCTTCGAGCCGCCGCGGGAGCACGGCCTGGACGCGGTGGACACCATCAGGGCGATGCTGGATGGCCGAGTCAAGGTGTTCGTCGGCCTGGGCGGCAATTTCGCGATGGCCACGCCGGACACGCCGCGCACTTTCGAGGCGCTGCGCAACTGCGAGCTGACGGTGCAGATATCCACCAAGCTCAATCGCAGCCATCTGGTTCACGGCAAGGACGCGATCATCCTGCCGACGCTGGGCCGCACCGAGATCGACGCCCAGCAAACCGGCCCGCAGGGCGTGACGGTGGAAGACTCGATGTGCATGGTGCATCTGTCTTACGGCATCAACCCGCCGGCCTCCGGCCAATTGCGTTCGGAAACCGACATCGTCGCCCGCATCGCCGATGCGACGCTGGGCGGCGGCAAGCTGGACTGGCTAAGCTTCGTCGACGATTACGCGCGGATCCGCGACGAAATCGCGAAAGTGTTCGACGCCTTCCATGACTTCAACGCCCGCGTCGCCAAACCCGGCGGCTTCCACCTGACGCCGGCCTCGCGCGAGCGCCGCTGGCTGACGCGAAGCGGCAAGGCGCAGTTCATCGTCAACGCGCTGGAGAAGGACACGCCCATCGCCCGCGCCCGCGCGCTGCACGGCGACCAATTGCTGGTGCTGATGACGGCCCGCTCGCACGACCAGTACAACACCACCATTTACGCGCTGGACGACCGCTACCGCGGCGTCTACGGCCAGCGGCGGGTGCTGCTGATGCATCGAGACGACATGGCGCGGCTGGGCTTCGCGCCCGACGAGCGGGTGGACATCTTCACGGTCTGGCATGACGGCGTGGAGCGGCGCGCCGACGGCTTCCGGCTGGTGGAGTACGACATTCCGCCCGGCTGCCTGGGCGCCTACTTCCCGGAAACCAATCCGCTGATCCCGCTGGACAGCGTGGCCGACATATCCAACACGCCGACTTCGAAGTCGGTGCCGGTCCTGTTGCGCCGATCGGCGGCCTAA
- a CDS encoding ArsR family transcriptional regulator — protein sequence MSRHAAPALEQLDPAVAALLAQLWRADQAGGRAWSLPRLCKQSGLRMSTLRRCLALLAELELACLRLDESGLGDASLTETGQDLCRQLFARTE from the coding sequence ATGTCCCGCCACGCCGCGCCCGCATTGGAACAACTCGACCCCGCCGTCGCCGCTCTGCTGGCTCAACTATGGCGCGCCGATCAAGCGGGAGGCCGCGCGTGGTCGCTGCCCCGGCTGTGCAAGCAATCCGGCCTGCGCATGAGCACGCTGCGCCGCTGCCTGGCGCTGCTGGCCGAACTGGAGCTGGCCTGCCTGCGGCTGGACGAATCCGGACTGGGCGACGCCAGCCTCACCGAAACCGGACAAGACCTGTGCCGACAGCTGTTCGCTCGGACGGAGTAA